A genomic window from Arvicola amphibius chromosome 5, mArvAmp1.2, whole genome shotgun sequence includes:
- the Sla2 gene encoding src-like-adapter 2 translates to MMGSWPSRGKSLPTSSSTISSGPGEGPVSIQAERSKVTAVALGSFPAGAQAGLSLRLGEPLTIVSEDGDWWTVISEVSGREYHIPSVYVAKVSHGWLYEGLSRERAEELLLLPGNPGGAFLIRESQSRRGCYSLSIRLSRPASWDRIRHYRIQRLDNGWLYISPRLTFPSLQALVDHYSELADDICCVLKEPCVLQKLGPLPGKDIPLPVTVRTASLNWKELDSSLLLEAPASGEASLLSEGLRESLSSYISLTEDNSLDDA, encoded by the exons ATGATGGGAAGTTGGCCCAGCAGAGGGAAAAGCCTTCCCACAAGCTCCAGCACCATCTCCTCTGGTCCAGGCGAGGGACCTGTGTCCATACAAGCAG AGAGAAGCAAGGTCACAGCGGTGGCCCTGGGCAGTTTTCCAGCAGGTGCACAGGCTGGACTGTCTCTGAGACTTGGGGAGCCGCTGACCATCGTCTCTGA GGATGGAGATTGGTGGACAGTCATATCGGAAGTCTCGGGGAGAGAGTACCACATCCCCAGTGTGTACGTGGCTAAAGTCTCCCATGG GTGGCTGTATGAGGGCCTGAGCAGGGAGAGAGCTGAGGAACTGCTCTTGTTGCCTGGGAACCCCGGAGGGGCCTTCCTCATCCGAGAGAGCCAGAGCAGGAGAG GCTGCTATTCCCTGTCCATCCGACTCAGTCGCCCAGCATCTTGGGACCGGATCAGACACTACAGGATACAGCGCCTTGACAACGGCTGGCTGTACATCTCACCACGCCTCACCTTCCCCTCACTCCAGGCCCTGGTGGATCATTACTCAG AGCTGGCAGATGACATCTGCTGTGTGCTAAAGGAgccctgtgtcctgcagaagcTTGGTCCACTACCTGGCAAAGATATACCTCTACCTGTGACCGTGCGGACGGCATCACTCAACTGGAAGGAGCTGGACAG CAGCCTGTTGTTGGAAGCGCCTGCCAGCGGGGAGGCATCTCTTCTTAGTGAAGGGCTCCGAGAATCCCTCAGTTCCTACATCAGCCTCACTGAGGATAACTCCTTGGACGATGCCTAG